A region from the Citrobacter koseri ATCC BAA-895 genome encodes:
- the pyk gene encoding pyruvate kinase → MSRRLRRTKIVTTLGPATDRDNNLEKIIAAGANVVRMNFSHGTPEDHKVRADKVREIAAKLGRHVAILGDLQGPKIRVSTFKEGKVFLNIGDKFLLDANLGKGEGDKDKVGIDYKGLPADVVPGDILLLDDGRVQLKVLEVQGMKVFTEVTVGGPLSNNKGINKLGGGLSAEALTEKDKADIVTAAQIGVDYLAVSFPRCGEDLNYARRLARDAGCDAKIVAKVERAEAVCDQNAMDDIILASDVVMVARGDLGVEIGDPELVGIQKALIRRARQLNRAVITATQMMESMITNPMPTRAEVMDVANAVLDGTDAVMLSAETAAGQYPAETVAAMARVCLGAEKIPSINVSKHRLDVQFDNVEEAIAMSAMYAANHLKGVTAIISMTESGRTALMTSRISSGLPIFAMSRHERTLNLTSLYRGVTPVHFDSAADGVVAASEAVNLLRDKGYLVSGDLVIVTQGDVMSTIGSTNTTRILTVE, encoded by the coding sequence ATGTCCAGAAGGCTTCGCAGAACCAAAATCGTTACCACGTTAGGCCCGGCAACTGACCGCGATAACAACCTTGAAAAGATTATCGCTGCTGGCGCGAACGTCGTACGTATGAACTTCTCTCACGGCACGCCGGAAGATCACAAAGTGCGCGCGGATAAAGTTCGTGAGATTGCCGCCAAACTGGGGCGTCATGTGGCGATTCTGGGTGACCTCCAGGGGCCAAAAATTCGTGTATCCACCTTTAAAGAAGGCAAAGTTTTCCTCAATATCGGCGATAAATTCCTTCTTGATGCCAACCTGGGCAAAGGCGAAGGCGACAAAGATAAAGTCGGTATTGATTATAAAGGTCTGCCTGCTGACGTCGTGCCTGGCGACATCCTGCTGCTTGATGATGGTCGCGTACAGCTAAAAGTGCTGGAAGTTCAGGGCATGAAAGTCTTCACCGAAGTGACCGTCGGCGGCCCGCTCTCTAACAATAAAGGGATCAACAAGCTGGGCGGCGGTCTCTCCGCCGAAGCGCTGACCGAGAAAGATAAAGCGGATATCGTTACCGCAGCGCAGATCGGCGTGGATTATCTGGCGGTCTCCTTCCCGCGCTGCGGCGAAGATCTGAATTATGCGCGTCGCCTGGCGCGCGATGCAGGTTGCGACGCCAAAATCGTCGCGAAAGTAGAGCGCGCGGAAGCCGTCTGCGACCAGAACGCAATGGACGACATTATTCTTGCATCAGACGTGGTGATGGTTGCGCGTGGCGACCTCGGCGTTGAGATTGGCGATCCTGAACTGGTCGGGATTCAAAAAGCGCTGATTCGCCGCGCTCGTCAGTTGAATCGTGCGGTGATTACCGCCACGCAGATGATGGAATCGATGATCACCAACCCAATGCCGACCCGCGCGGAAGTGATGGACGTGGCGAACGCCGTGCTGGACGGCACCGACGCCGTCATGCTGTCGGCAGAAACGGCGGCAGGACAATACCCGGCAGAAACCGTTGCGGCAATGGCGCGCGTTTGCCTGGGCGCAGAAAAGATCCCGAGCATCAATGTCTCTAAACACCGTCTGGATGTCCAGTTCGACAACGTTGAAGAAGCGATCGCAATGTCCGCCATGTATGCAGCGAACCACCTGAAAGGGGTAACGGCGATTATCTCCATGACCGAATCCGGTCGTACGGCGCTGATGACTTCGCGTATCAGTTCCGGCCTGCCGATTTTCGCCATGTCCCGCCATGAACGCACGCTGAACCTGACCTCTCTTTACCGTGGCGTTACGCCGGTTCACTTTGACAGCGCGGCGGACGGCGTTGTTGCGGCAAGCGAAGCAGTTAACCTGCTGCGCGATAAAGGCTATCTGGTTTCGGGCGATCTGGTTATCGTGACCCAGGGCGACGTGATGAGCACCATCGGCTCCACCAATACCACGCGTATCCTAACCGTCGAGTAA
- the hexR gene encoding DNA-binding transcriptional regulator HexR produces the protein MNMLEKIQSQLEHLSKSERKVADVIVASPDRAIHSSIATLAQEANVSEPTVNRFCRSMDTRGFPDFKLHLAQSLANGTPYVNRNVDEDDSVESYTGKIFESAMASLDHVRQSLDKSAINRAVDLLTQAKKIAFFGLGSSAAVAHDAMNKFFRFNVPVIYSDDIVLQRMSCMNCSDDDVVVLISHTGRTKSLVELAQLARENDAMVIALTSAGTPLAREATLAITLDVPEDTDIYMPMISRLAQLTVIDVLATGFTLRRGAKFRDNLKRVKEALKESRFDKELLIKSNDS, from the coding sequence ATGAATATGCTAGAAAAAATCCAGTCTCAACTGGAACATTTGAGCAAGTCAGAACGTAAAGTAGCCGATGTTATCGTTGCCTCCCCCGACCGCGCGATTCATTCAAGTATTGCTACTCTGGCCCAGGAAGCGAACGTCAGTGAGCCTACCGTGAACCGTTTTTGCCGCAGCATGGATACGCGCGGCTTCCCTGATTTTAAACTGCATCTGGCACAAAGTCTGGCGAATGGTACCCCTTATGTTAATCGCAATGTGGATGAAGATGACAGCGTTGAGTCCTATACGGGGAAAATCTTCGAGTCTGCGATGGCCAGTCTGGACCACGTTCGCCAGTCGCTGGATAAATCTGCGATAAACCGTGCCGTCGATTTGCTCACCCAGGCGAAGAAAATCGCCTTTTTTGGCCTGGGTTCCTCTGCGGCCGTGGCGCACGACGCCATGAACAAGTTTTTTCGCTTCAACGTGCCGGTGATCTACTCCGACGACATTGTCCTGCAACGTATGAGTTGTATGAATTGTAGCGATGATGACGTGGTCGTGCTCATTTCCCACACCGGCCGAACCAAAAGTCTGGTGGAACTGGCGCAGCTGGCGCGCGAAAACGATGCGATGGTGATTGCGCTAACCTCTGCCGGAACGCCGCTGGCACGAGAAGCAACGCTGGCAATTACCCTTGATGTGCCGGAAGATACTGACATTTATATGCCCATGATCTCTCGACTTGCTCAACTGACCGTGATAGATGTGCTGGCAACAGGATTTACTTTGCGTCGTGGGGCAAAATTCAGAGATAACTTGAAGCGTGTCAAGGAAGCGCTCAAGGAATCGCGTTTTGATAAAGAATTACTCATCAAGAGTAATGACAGCTAA